In Terriglobales bacterium, a single genomic region encodes these proteins:
- the dnaK gene encoding molecular chaperone DnaK — protein MGKIIGIDLGTTNSVVAVMEGGEPKVIANEEGGRTTPSVVAFTKTGERLVGQVAKRQAITNPENTIYSIKRFMGRRYEEVTEEMKMVPYKVVKAGDHIAVMAQGKQHTPQEISAMILQKLKKAAEDYLGGGVTEAVITVPAYFNDAQRQATKDAGKIAGLDVKRIVNEPTAAALAYGLDKKKDETIAVYDFGGGTFDISILEVGEGVIEVKSTNGDTHLGGDNIDNRIVEWLADEFKKDEGLDLRSKGNEMALQRLRDAAEKAKIELSTTQQTEINLPFITADASGPKHLVKTLTRSKLEQMVEDIIQRSVGPSKQAMKDAGVEPKDIDEVVLVGGQTRMPRIQQLVKDLFGKEPHKGVNPDEVVAVGAAVQAGVLAGDVKDLLLLDVTPLTLSIETLGGVATQMIPRNTTIPTKKTETFSTAADNQPSVEVHVLQGERPLARDDRTLGKFHLTGLPPAPRGMPQIEVTFDIDANGILNVTAKDLGTGKDQKITITSSSGLSKDEVDRMAKEADSHAAEDKAKREEIEARNQLDGMVYNIEKMLREHGDKISGDEKANVESALADAKKALEGSDAAAMNSAREKLTAASHKLAEQMYKSAQPSGAGAQAGGPAPGDDGAAKPDGQKKEGEVIDAEYVDVDEKK, from the coding sequence ATGGGCAAGATAATCGGTATTGATTTGGGAACCACCAACTCCGTGGTAGCGGTGATGGAGGGTGGCGAACCTAAAGTAATTGCAAACGAAGAAGGAGGCCGGACTACGCCTTCCGTGGTGGCCTTCACAAAAACCGGCGAGCGTCTGGTGGGGCAGGTAGCCAAGCGCCAGGCGATTACCAATCCAGAGAACACAATTTATTCCATCAAGCGCTTCATGGGACGTCGTTATGAGGAAGTAACGGAAGAGATGAAGATGGTGCCCTACAAGGTCGTCAAAGCTGGCGATCACATCGCGGTTATGGCGCAGGGTAAGCAGCACACGCCGCAGGAGATTTCCGCCATGATCCTGCAGAAGCTGAAGAAGGCGGCGGAGGACTACCTCGGCGGCGGGGTGACCGAAGCGGTGATCACCGTTCCGGCATATTTTAATGACGCTCAGCGTCAGGCGACCAAAGATGCCGGCAAAATTGCCGGACTCGACGTAAAGCGCATCGTCAACGAGCCCACGGCTGCGGCATTGGCTTATGGTCTCGACAAAAAGAAGGACGAGACCATCGCGGTCTACGACTTCGGCGGCGGTACGTTTGATATTTCCATTCTCGAGGTCGGCGAAGGTGTGATTGAGGTGAAGTCCACCAACGGCGATACGCACCTGGGCGGCGACAACATTGATAACCGCATCGTGGAGTGGCTGGCCGATGAGTTCAAGAAAGATGAAGGACTCGACCTGCGCTCCAAGGGCAACGAGATGGCATTACAGCGTCTGCGCGACGCGGCGGAAAAGGCCAAGATTGAGCTTTCCACCACGCAGCAGACGGAGATCAACCTGCCATTTATTACCGCCGACGCTTCGGGTCCCAAGCACCTGGTCAAGACGCTCACCCGCTCCAAGCTCGAGCAGATGGTAGAAGACATCATCCAGCGCTCGGTCGGGCCGTCCAAGCAGGCGATGAAAGATGCCGGCGTCGAGCCGAAAGACATAGATGAAGTCGTGCTCGTCGGCGGACAGACCCGCATGCCTCGCATCCAGCAGCTTGTGAAAGACCTGTTCGGCAAAGAGCCGCACAAAGGCGTTAACCCTGATGAAGTAGTCGCAGTAGGTGCGGCGGTGCAAGCCGGCGTGCTGGCAGGGGATGTGAAAGACCTGCTGCTGCTCGACGTGACTCCATTGACGCTCTCGATTGAGACCCTGGGCGGCGTGGCGACGCAGATGATTCCGCGCAACACCACCATCCCGACCAAGAAGACGGAGACCTTCTCCACAGCGGCCGATAATCAACCGTCGGTCGAGGTGCATGTGTTGCAGGGCGAGCGTCCTCTGGCGAGAGACGATCGCACGCTGGGCAAGTTCCACCTGACCGGACTTCCACCGGCTCCGCGGGGCATGCCCCAGATTGAGGTGACGTTTGATATTGACGCTAACGGCATCCTCAACGTTACGGCCAAGGACCTCGGAACCGGCAAGGACCAGAAGATCACGATTACGTCTTCTTCCGGTCTGAGCAAAGACGAGGTTGACCGCATGGCCAAGGAAGCCGACTCGCATGCGGCGGAAGACAAAGCCAAGCGCGAAGAGATCGAAGCGCGCAACCAGCTCGACGGCATGGTGTACAACATCGAAAAGATGCTGCGCGAGCACGGCGACAAGATCTCAGGCGACGAGAAAGCCAACGTCGAGTCAGCGCTGGCCGATGCCAAGAAGGCCCTGGAAGGCAGCGATGCCGCAGCCATGAACTCGGCACGCGAGAAGCTGACTGCCGCTTCCCACAAGCTTGCCGAGCAGATGTACAAATCGGCCCAGCCTTCGGGAGCGGGAGCGCAAGCTGGCGGACCGGCTCCTGGCGACGACGGCGCAGCCAAGCCTGATGGTCAAAAGAAAGAAGGCGAAGTCATAGACGCCGAGTATGTGGATGTAGATGAGAAAAAATAA
- the pstS gene encoding phosphate ABC transporter substrate-binding protein PstS, whose product MISIFRRLLLAGLVSSLVLFTSCNSGQSSNEVATIIGAGSSFVNPIMTRWIADFQQTNQNVHINYQSVGSGAGIEQLKKGLVDFGATDASLSDEKLKDMPPLIQLPESAGPVCITYNLPSLKDPLKLSGPTLAGIYLGTIKKWNDAAIAKDNAGVKLPGTSILVAHRSEGSGTSNLFTSYLDAVSPEWHSKVGKGMAVNWPTGFGGKGSEGVTGVVKQSEGGIGYVELTYASQNGLPVAQIRNKAGNWIAPSAESTSAAIAAFSKELAQDVRTLIVDPPATAADAYPISGLTFLLIPKEPKDRAKAQALQKFVQYITTSGQETATSLHYAKLPPELQQLDQQLLAQVTVPNQ is encoded by the coding sequence ATGATCAGCATATTTCGCAGGTTGCTATTGGCTGGCCTGGTTTCCAGTCTGGTCCTTTTCACCAGTTGCAACTCGGGGCAATCGTCGAACGAGGTTGCAACCATCATTGGAGCGGGCAGTTCATTCGTAAATCCAATCATGACCCGCTGGATTGCCGACTTCCAACAGACCAATCAAAACGTCCACATCAACTACCAGTCGGTTGGAAGCGGAGCTGGCATTGAGCAGCTCAAAAAGGGATTAGTGGATTTTGGCGCGACCGATGCTTCGCTTTCTGATGAAAAGCTCAAGGACATGCCGCCGCTCATCCAACTGCCGGAAAGCGCCGGCCCGGTGTGCATCACGTACAATCTGCCCTCTTTAAAAGATCCGCTGAAGCTGAGCGGACCGACCCTTGCCGGAATTTATCTGGGCACCATCAAGAAGTGGAACGACGCTGCAATTGCCAAAGACAACGCCGGCGTCAAACTGCCAGGTACCAGCATCCTGGTTGCGCATCGTTCCGAGGGCAGCGGCACCAGCAACCTTTTCACCTCCTATCTGGATGCGGTCAGTCCCGAGTGGCATTCCAAAGTTGGCAAGGGCATGGCAGTAAACTGGCCTACCGGCTTCGGCGGAAAAGGCAGTGAGGGCGTCACCGGAGTTGTGAAGCAGTCCGAAGGCGGCATCGGATACGTGGAGCTGACCTACGCTTCACAGAACGGCCTCCCCGTCGCCCAAATTCGCAACAAGGCTGGAAACTGGATTGCCCCAAGTGCTGAATCCACGTCGGCGGCAATCGCGGCTTTCAGCAAAGAGTTGGCCCAGGATGTGCGTACTTTGATCGTCGATCCGCCGGCGACTGCGGCTGATGCTTATCCCATCAGTGGTCTGACGTTTCTTTTGATTCCCAAAGAACCGAAAGACCGGGCCAAGGCGCAGGCGCTGCAAAAGTTTGTGCAATACATCACGACTTCAGGCCAGGAGACGGCCACGTCATTACACTATGCCAAGCTGCCTCCGGAGTTGCAGCAGCTTGATCAGCAATTGCTGGCCCAGGTTACCGTGCCCAACCAGTAA
- a CDS encoding APC family permease — MKTAVQQQLIPTVNFSSPSKNKNLTLWPLVAATFFMVSGGTYGTEDTVHGAGYMGAILIFLITPVLWSLPTAYMIGELAGALPEEGGFYVWVRRALGPCWGFQEAWLSLVASIFDMAIYPTLFVLYLKHLFPYFGIGHHGALVGLAIVTVCALLNIAGVRLVALTSLWLFVLLSLPFAVLIVFALWKHGMFTGQTVQTTAHVDMITGILAAMWNYMGWDNASTIAAEVDNPQKTYSRAMMITVGIVALSYVLPTAAVSLTGISPSAFAETGSWAELAAQVVGPWLRVVLVVGGMLSAFGMFNSLVMSYSRLPLAMAQDGMLPRVFGKLHPKTKAPWVAILTLAVAWAACLGLNFERLITIDILIYGLSLLLEFAALAALRLREPDLPRPFRVPGGMFGAFAVGVFPMLLLGFSVVRSESEHIAGMNALAFGCLLIAAGFVVYFLRSAMISSAKNTEPETFS; from the coding sequence TTGAAAACAGCCGTACAGCAGCAACTTATCCCAACCGTTAATTTTTCCTCCCCTTCCAAAAATAAAAATCTGACTTTGTGGCCGCTCGTGGCCGCGACCTTCTTCATGGTCTCCGGTGGCACCTACGGAACTGAAGACACCGTCCACGGCGCAGGATACATGGGCGCCATCCTGATCTTTCTGATCACGCCGGTGCTCTGGAGCCTGCCTACCGCCTACATGATCGGCGAACTCGCCGGCGCGCTGCCGGAAGAGGGCGGATTCTACGTCTGGGTGCGCCGTGCCCTGGGGCCGTGCTGGGGATTCCAGGAGGCATGGCTCTCGCTGGTGGCCAGCATCTTCGATATGGCGATTTATCCCACGCTCTTTGTTCTGTATCTCAAGCACCTGTTTCCCTATTTTGGCATTGGACATCATGGCGCGCTGGTAGGATTGGCCATCGTCACAGTATGCGCGTTGCTGAACATCGCCGGAGTCCGCCTGGTGGCGCTGACTTCGCTCTGGCTGTTCGTACTGCTCTCCTTGCCGTTTGCCGTACTGATAGTTTTTGCGCTGTGGAAGCACGGCATGTTCACCGGCCAGACGGTGCAGACCACCGCGCACGTGGACATGATCACCGGCATTCTGGCAGCCATGTGGAATTACATGGGATGGGATAACGCCTCAACCATCGCCGCCGAAGTTGATAATCCGCAGAAGACCTACTCGCGCGCCATGATGATCACCGTAGGCATCGTGGCGTTGAGCTATGTTTTGCCGACGGCGGCGGTTTCGCTGACGGGAATCTCGCCCAGTGCCTTCGCCGAGACCGGGTCGTGGGCTGAGCTGGCGGCGCAGGTTGTCGGGCCGTGGCTGCGCGTCGTGCTAGTGGTGGGCGGCATGTTGAGTGCCTTCGGTATGTTTAACTCCTTGGTCATGAGCTACTCGCGCCTGCCCCTGGCCATGGCGCAGGATGGCATGTTGCCGCGCGTGTTTGGCAAACTGCATCCGAAAACTAAAGCTCCGTGGGTGGCGATTCTTACGCTGGCTGTCGCCTGGGCGGCGTGCCTTGGGCTTAACTTCGAGCGGCTGATTACGATTGATATCTTGATTTATGGCCTGAGCCTGTTGCTGGAGTTTGCTGCGCTGGCGGCGTTGCGCCTGCGTGAGCCTGATCTGCCGCGTCCGTTTCGCGTACCCGGCGGAATGTTCGGAGCATTTGCCGTGGGCGTGTTTCCCATGCTGCTGCTTGGCTTTTCTGTAGTGCGCAGTGAGAGCGAGCACATCGCGGGCATGAATGCGCTGGCGTTTGGATGTCTGCTCATTGCGGCAGGGTTCGTGGTCTATTTCTTGCGGAGTGCGATGATCTCATCTGCCAAGAACACAGAGCCGGAGACGTTCTCGTGA
- a CDS encoding phytanoyl-CoA dioxygenase family protein, protein MASIESIREKISAVREQGFCILRKHFAPLLVEACRQAFWPRLLTHLDSGHASNRGPHRHFLAMPFEPPIFIPQFFFDDDVLCIVRGLMDDRVVADQWGCDVPLRGSGYQGVHVDYQHPLFPEVPDLALPAYALVVSFGLVRIAREHGPIEIAPGTHRMTRMDALRAVEAGEIGMQAVPLEIGDVLIRHPWALHRGTPNTTDVPRALATIRYVRRWYADASRDVEDLPRATWESLTAEQQGMMRFPQAGRHSRDA, encoded by the coding sequence ATGGCTTCCATCGAATCGATTCGCGAAAAGATCAGTGCGGTCAGAGAACAAGGCTTTTGCATCCTCAGAAAGCACTTCGCGCCGCTCCTGGTTGAAGCCTGCCGGCAGGCGTTTTGGCCACGTCTGCTCACGCATCTCGACAGCGGCCATGCGTCGAACCGGGGCCCACATCGCCACTTTCTGGCGATGCCTTTCGAGCCACCCATTTTCATCCCACAATTTTTCTTCGACGATGACGTACTGTGTATTGTGCGTGGGCTGATGGATGACCGGGTTGTCGCTGACCAATGGGGCTGCGATGTGCCTCTGCGCGGATCTGGATATCAGGGGGTTCATGTGGACTATCAGCATCCGCTCTTTCCCGAGGTTCCCGATCTCGCGCTCCCCGCATATGCCCTGGTTGTCAGTTTTGGCTTGGTCCGGATCGCGCGGGAGCACGGCCCCATCGAAATTGCGCCAGGCACCCATCGCATGACGAGAATGGACGCGCTTCGGGCGGTCGAGGCCGGCGAGATTGGTATGCAGGCCGTCCCACTGGAGATCGGCGACGTTCTGATTCGCCATCCGTGGGCGCTGCATCGGGGCACACCCAATACGACTGACGTGCCCCGCGCGCTCGCCACGATCCGCTACGTTCGCCGTTGGTATGCAGACGCCAGCCGCGACGTGGAAGACCTTCCACGCGCGACGTGGGAGTCCCTGACCGCCGAGCAACAAGGCATGATGCGCTTTCCCCAGGCAGGCCGGCATTCTCGGGACGCTTAG
- a CDS encoding helix-turn-helix transcriptional regulator yields MAKRKSQGAYMISTVAEMYEIHPQTLRLYEREGLLKPSRTEGNTRLYTEEDLKRLEFILSLARDLGVNISGIAIILQMRERMEEMQRQMHEFVNFVGKEVMARREVPDPARGAIVPIRRTAVAETTSPKKK; encoded by the coding sequence ATGGCAAAACGCAAATCCCAGGGCGCATACATGATCAGCACGGTGGCCGAAATGTATGAGATACATCCGCAAACCTTGCGCCTCTATGAGCGGGAGGGCCTGCTCAAACCTTCGCGCACCGAGGGCAACACCCGCCTTTATACGGAAGAAGATTTGAAGCGGCTGGAGTTCATCCTTTCGCTGGCGCGCGATTTGGGCGTCAACATAAGCGGCATTGCCATCATCCTGCAAATGCGCGAGCGCATGGAAGAGATGCAGCGCCAGATGCATGAGTTCGTGAATTTCGTGGGCAAAGAAGTCATGGCCCGCCGGGAGGTCCCCGATCCCGCGCGTGGGGCAATTGTTCCCATCCGGCGCACCGCCGTTGCCGAGACTACGTCTCCGAAGAAAAAATAG
- a CDS encoding J domain-containing protein: MATQTKDYYGTLGVKKSASAEEIRKAFRKLARKYHPDVNPNDKKAEEKFKELSEANDVLSDPKKRKIYDQLGFYSDNIDPAAAEAYARGGRASGGGSGRASDAPGGGAQGVPFDFGGFDFSDFASGAGSSGGRSSGGFRDIFSNIFGGRGGGDEVAFNTGPQPGTDLEYKVNVGFWQAIRGAELRLNVSRRDVCSNCSGRGYLESTATCPECGGKGQITQTSGRMKFNVTCPRCGGSGHDRTECNVCKGEGVVTRNEPITIRIKPGTRDGQRIRLAGKGNAGLHGGQPGDLYIIVRAGDHPVFHRESDDIHIAVPVTAPEAALGAKIEVPTIDGRAQLKVPPGTQSGQKLRLREKGVPSATKEGVRGDQIVEIKIVVPEARDLKARELWQQLQKMNPEDPRAEMWKQV, encoded by the coding sequence ATGGCCACTCAAACCAAAGATTATTACGGTACGCTTGGCGTCAAGAAGAGCGCCTCGGCTGAAGAAATTCGCAAGGCCTTCCGCAAGCTGGCGCGTAAGTACCATCCGGACGTCAATCCCAATGACAAGAAGGCGGAGGAAAAGTTCAAAGAACTTTCCGAAGCCAACGATGTTCTGAGCGATCCCAAAAAGCGCAAAATCTACGATCAGCTCGGCTTTTATTCCGACAACATTGATCCTGCCGCTGCTGAAGCTTACGCCCGCGGAGGGCGTGCATCAGGGGGCGGCTCGGGCCGGGCTTCTGATGCACCAGGAGGTGGGGCGCAAGGGGTCCCATTTGATTTTGGCGGCTTTGATTTCTCAGATTTTGCCAGCGGAGCTGGGAGCAGCGGCGGACGCAGTAGCGGAGGCTTCCGCGATATTTTTAGCAACATTTTTGGCGGGCGCGGCGGAGGCGATGAGGTGGCGTTTAACACCGGCCCGCAGCCCGGCACTGATCTGGAGTACAAGGTTAACGTTGGCTTCTGGCAGGCGATCCGCGGCGCTGAGCTGCGTCTGAACGTCAGCCGCCGTGATGTATGCAGCAACTGCAGCGGCCGGGGATACCTGGAAAGCACCGCCACCTGCCCGGAGTGCGGCGGCAAAGGACAGATCACACAAACCAGCGGACGCATGAAGTTCAACGTGACCTGTCCGCGCTGTGGAGGCTCCGGTCATGACCGCACGGAGTGCAACGTTTGCAAGGGCGAAGGAGTCGTGACCCGCAATGAGCCCATCACAATTCGCATCAAGCCGGGCACGCGCGATGGCCAGCGTATCCGCCTGGCGGGCAAAGGCAACGCGGGATTGCACGGCGGCCAGCCGGGAGATCTCTACATTATTGTGCGCGCCGGGGACCATCCTGTATTTCACCGCGAGAGCGACGATATTCACATTGCCGTACCCGTGACTGCCCCTGAAGCCGCCTTGGGAGCGAAGATTGAAGTTCCAACCATTGATGGCCGAGCGCAACTCAAGGTGCCGCCCGGCACGCAGAGCGGCCAGAAACTGCGCCTGCGCGAGAAAGGTGTGCCTTCAGCTACGAAAGAGGGTGTGCGCGGCGACCAGATTGTGGAGATCAAAATCGTTGTTCCTGAGGCCCGCGACCTCAAAGCCCGCGAGCTCTGGCAGCAACTGCAGAAGATGAATCCCGAAGACCCGCGCGCCGAGATGTGGAAACAGGTCTAA
- a CDS encoding alpha/beta fold hydrolase — MKVSRAALMLLMAVTSLLASAADYPAPQEGDFVLKDFQFKSGERMPEVKLHYYTLGTLQKDSSGSSRNAVLILHSTGGSAHQFLVPNFAGELFGPGQLLDAAKYFIIIPDNIGHGDSSKPSDGLHMRFPHYEYDDMIELQYRLVTQGLGIHHLRLVLGASMGCMHTWLWGEQHPDFMDALMPLACQPVEIAGRNRIMRKMVMDSIRTSPDWNNGEYKNQPHGLVGALDVLLIMGSSAVQMQAAAPTREEADGYLQQELSKRLKITDANNMLYYFDASRNYNPEPQLEKITAPLTAINSADDVINPPELKIVDKDILRVKNGKFFLLPITEHTRGHGTHTWPINWENYLAELLVRSQR; from the coding sequence ATGAAAGTTTCTCGCGCAGCTCTGATGTTGCTTATGGCCGTTACGTCCCTGTTGGCGTCGGCTGCCGATTATCCCGCTCCTCAAGAGGGAGACTTTGTCCTCAAAGATTTTCAGTTCAAGTCGGGCGAGCGCATGCCTGAGGTCAAACTGCATTACTACACCTTGGGCACTCTGCAGAAAGATTCGAGCGGCAGCTCTCGCAATGCGGTGCTCATCCTGCACAGCACGGGAGGGTCGGCACACCAATTTTTAGTGCCTAATTTTGCCGGCGAGTTGTTTGGTCCCGGCCAACTGCTGGACGCAGCAAAATATTTCATCATCATTCCCGACAACATCGGTCATGGAGACTCCAGCAAACCCAGCGACGGCCTGCACATGCGCTTTCCGCACTATGAATACGACGACATGATCGAGCTGCAGTATCGCCTGGTGACGCAGGGGCTGGGTATCCATCATCTGCGCTTGGTGCTGGGGGCTTCCATGGGTTGCATGCACACCTGGTTGTGGGGCGAGCAGCATCCTGATTTCATGGACGCGCTTATGCCGCTGGCCTGCCAGCCGGTTGAAATTGCCGGACGCAATCGCATCATGCGCAAGATGGTCATGGATAGCATCCGCACCTCGCCCGACTGGAACAATGGAGAGTACAAGAACCAGCCCCACGGGCTTGTCGGCGCGCTCGACGTCCTGCTCATCATGGGCAGCAGCGCAGTACAGATGCAGGCAGCCGCTCCCACACGAGAAGAAGCCGACGGCTATCTTCAGCAGGAACTTTCCAAGCGCCTGAAGATCACAGACGCCAATAACATGCTGTACTACTTCGACGCCTCGCGGAACTATAACCCTGAGCCGCAACTGGAAAAAATCACGGCGCCGCTCACCGCCATAAATTCGGCTGATGATGTGATTAATCCGCCGGAGCTCAAGATTGTGGACAAAGATATACTGCGGGTCAAGAATGGAAAATTTTTTCTGCTGCCCATCACCGAGCACACCCGCGGGCACGGCACGCATACCTGGCCGATAAACTGGGAAAACTATCTGGCCGAGCTTCTGGTGAGATCACAGCGTTAA
- the mutM gene encoding bifunctional DNA-formamidopyrimidine glycosylase/DNA-(apurinic or apyrimidinic site) lyase, whose translation MPELPEVETIARGLAKRVTGDVIESVWIGSKPEPLKSPARAITALLEGASIERVHRTGKHIVLDLGRNPMAKKVQPARNSQRGNESATSKDLTGHWIVHLGMTGRLLIADPQMEVAKHTHLIAKLASGRELRFVDPRRFGRLSVVEPIDEGQNGSVFTGKEPLEVEINTFMALFRKRDTPIKSALLNQKLLRGVGNIYADESLFRAGVRPRRRAGKLTQVELQRLHVAIQKILRKAIAAGGSSVSDYVDASGEEGFFQLQHRVYGREGEPCLVCKTPIKRVVIAGRSSHYCPKCQK comes from the coding sequence ATGCCTGAACTTCCTGAAGTTGAAACCATCGCTCGCGGTTTGGCCAAGCGCGTCACCGGAGACGTGATCGAATCGGTCTGGATCGGCAGCAAGCCCGAGCCGCTGAAGTCGCCGGCTCGCGCCATCACTGCCTTGCTGGAAGGCGCCAGCATTGAACGCGTGCACCGTACTGGCAAGCACATCGTACTGGATCTCGGCCGGAATCCCATGGCGAAAAAAGTTCAGCCGGCCCGAAATTCTCAGCGCGGAAATGAATCGGCAACGAGCAAAGACCTTACCGGGCATTGGATCGTTCATCTGGGGATGACGGGCAGATTGCTGATTGCCGATCCGCAGATGGAAGTTGCCAAGCACACCCACCTGATCGCAAAGCTCGCCTCCGGGCGCGAGCTGCGTTTCGTTGATCCCCGGCGCTTCGGCCGACTATCTGTCGTAGAACCTATAGATGAAGGCCAGAATGGAAGCGTATTTACAGGCAAAGAACCGCTTGAGGTCGAGATCAACACCTTCATGGCTTTGTTTCGCAAGCGTGACACGCCCATCAAGAGTGCGCTGCTGAACCAAAAATTGTTGCGCGGGGTGGGCAATATCTATGCTGATGAGTCGCTCTTTCGCGCCGGGGTCCGCCCGCGCCGCCGCGCCGGCAAGTTGACCCAAGTCGAGCTGCAACGCCTGCATGTTGCCATTCAGAAGATTTTGCGTAAGGCGATTGCTGCCGGGGGCTCTTCAGTCTCCGACTACGTGGATGCTTCCGGCGAAGAGGGTTTTTTCCAGTTACAGCATCGCGTGTATGGCCGTGAAGGCGAGCCGTGTCTGGTCTGCAAGACTCCCATCAAGCGTGTGGTCATCGCCGGGCGCAGTTCACACTATTGTCCGAAGTGCCAAAAGTAG